Within the Chitinivibrionales bacterium genome, the region GGATCGGAGGTATCTTCATTCTACCTCGAATCATCTTCGGGAGCCATGCAGGAAATAACTGCGGATTCGATGACCCTTGAGCCCGGTGCAGGAAGGTATTCGTATAACTGTTTTCGATATATCACACCGCAGTTGTTTACCCAAACAGGTTCACGTTTGTATGTAAGTAATTTTTCCACTGCACGATTGAGCGGCGAAATGGTCCACTTTATCGGCATGACTCCTGATAATATCGTTTTTAATTCTGCTTTAAAAGAGGAATTTGTCATTCTCTGGCGATGGAACAATAGTGAAGTACTCAGCAGGTATGGCAAACAGATCGTGGAACAATCGAATCTTCTGCAGCAATTTCTGATTGCACTTCACGAGAAAAAGAAAAAGGTTGCTTTGATTATCGATAAAGGCGGCAATGAACGGATCATTTTCAATCTCGATCGCAAAGGCGGTCCGGAGTATAGCCGGATGATGAGCTTCTTATATGAGATCGGTACACGGCAGTTTGGAAATCCTCAGTCCGGCAGGGGACCGCAACTCACTCAGGCACAGATCGACAGCATTGTTGCGAAATCATTTTCTGAATTCGAAAATGCGTTGCAGGAGGCACTCTCGCTTTTTACAAATAACACTGGAGTGCTCAGGCATCTTATTTTGGTGACGGCTGGACCCGAGTGGATTCGGGAAAAGAGAAATGTCGGATCGATAGCCTGGGATCCATCCATCGAAGTCTCCGGCCTTATAGAACATTTGCAGAAATACCAGTGGTTTAATGCATCGTTATATCCTCCACAAAAGCTTTTCTGGCCTGGTGTGGATATTAATGCATTTGCTGCAATGTATAATCATTCGCTGACTGCAACTGCGGTATTATCGAATGGAACAAACTCGTGCAGCACTTATGTACGTTCGGATACGCGAAGCTCCTATTTCAATTACCGGCAGAGATACCGGATGCCTTCGTATGAACTGAAGCTCTTTACTGCGGAGCCTCTGGAACGCAGGATACACTGGAATATCTATCTTAACGGAACATCCTTTGCTTCCTTTACCGAAAAACCATTGGCAATAGAGAGTGGTGATCCCATGCAATATGCACGGCTGGTGGGGGCAGATCGGAATTTATTGTTTCTTGGATCAGAGAAACCGTCATCGATGGCCGCCACGTTGGGTTTTGTTGATGAGGAATATGCGTTGCTTGCGCTTGAAGAAGATGTGCTTCCGGATTCAGTGGCGGAACATTATGTCACTCGTGGGGTGCCGGACCTTCTGGCTGAAGATATCTTTCCGTCAGCTGATGACACATTAGCTTCGATTGAAGCTGAGGGTAATTCGGTTACTGATGTAAAAAATACCAGTCTGAATGGTAAAAAGCTGGTGAATGGAATTCATGCGCAGGTAACCGGACGCAGTCTTGTGTTGCATTTTGACTGGAGTGTGATCGAAAATCCCGAACAACTATCAATAATGCTTTTCACTGTTACCGGGAAGCTTATTCGGCGATGGAATTACACCGATATTGCAGGGATGAACCGGGTTGAATGGACAGCGGTTGATAACGCTGTTTCGCACAGCTCGTATATCCTGAAAATCAGAGCGGACAACGAGATCGCCGGGAAAGTGATAACGTTGCTGTGAGGTGACTCAGCCTTTCACAAAAGCGCGTATCTGCTTTGCAATGCCTTCGGCGTCGAGCTTGAGATTTTTCAGAAGGATTTTCAGGTCGCCGTGTTCGACGAATTCATCGGGATAGCCCAGGCAGAGAAATTTCGGAAGCCCCTTTTTCCCGCTTTGAGTGGCAAGTTCGAGGATGCCTGAGCCGAATCCGCCGGAAAGGATATTGTTTTCAAGGGTGATAATATGAGAATAGGAATCGAAAAGCTTTGTGTAAAATGCTTTATCGAGAGGCTTTACAAAACGAGCGCTGACAAGTGCCGGGGAGATGCTCTCTTTTTCGAGCAGTGTTATGGCTTCCTGTGCCGCGGCACAGGTGACCCCCGTTGCTATTATCGCGCATTTTTTACCCTCCCTTTCGATTTCCGGCCTGCCGATCGGCAGGGGGGCGGGATTTTTATCCAATGGAACACCCAATCCTGAACCACGAGGGTAGCGGAGGAAGGAGGGCCCATCGTTGTATTCAAGCGCTGTCAACAGCATATTTTTCAGTTCCCGTTCATCCTTGGGTGTCATGATTAACGCCCGGGGAACGGTGCGGAGAAAGGAGAGATCAAACATGCCATGATGAGTCGGGCCGTCATCACCTACGAGACCCGCCCGGTCGATACAGAACACGATCGGAAGCTTATCCAGAGCAACATCATGCATAATCTGGTCGTAGGCCCGCTGAAGAAAGGTTGAATAGAGGGCGACGACCGGTTTGAGACCGTTCAGGGCCAATCCTGCTGAAAAAGTCACAGCGTGGGACTCGGCAATACCGACATCAAAAAAGCGATCGGGATAGGTATCTCTGAAAAATTTCAGCCCGGTGCCGTCGGGCATGGCCGCGGTAATGGCGACAATATCCTTTCGTTTGGCGCCAAACTCGACAAGGGATTTTCCGAAAACCTGGCTGTAAGTCGGCCCCTTTTTCCCTTTCCCATTGACTGTTCCGGTGGTTTTCGAAAAGGCCGATATGCCATGATATTTGGTGGCGTCGTCTTCGGCAAAGCGGTAGCCTTTTCCTTTTTTGGTGATCACATGAATAATAGCCGGTTCCTTGGAGGTGTCGCGGGCAAATTTAAATACCTCGATCATTTCTGCAATATTATGGCCGTCAACAGGACCAAAATACCGGATTCCCATATCCTCAAACAGCTTGCCCGGAATAACAAAATGCTTCAGAGTATCGTCGATATCGTGCACCAGGTTTCGGATGCTTTTCCCTACATGGGACATATTCCCCAGAAGTTGCCAGACCTGTCCTTTGATTTTATGAAACCGCCGGTCGGTAATAACCCGGGTCAGATAGCGTGACAGGGCGCCCACGTTTTTCGAGATAGACATCTTGTTGTCATTAAGGATGATTGTCATTTTGGTCGAATGGGTCCCCAGGTTATTTAAGCCTTCGAAAGCAAGGCCGCCCGAAAGGGAACCATCCCCGATAACCGCCACTACATCAAATTTCTCTTTTTTAATATCCCGTGCCATGGCAATACCCAGGCTGGTGGATATGGATGTCGATGCATGACCGGTAGAGACGGTGTCGTATTCACTTTCCGAGATTCGGGGGAACCCGCTGATTCCTTTGTATTGACGGAGTGTGTTGAAATTCTCCCGCCGTCCGGTAAGAATTTTATGCGCGTATGCCTGATGTCCCACATCCCAGACAAGCTTATCTTTGGGAGTATCGTAAACATAATGGAGAGCAATAGCAAGCTCGACTGCACCCAGACTGGGAGCGAGATGACCGCCGTGTTGGCTGACATTATCGAGCATAAGCTCGCGGATCTCCCGGGCAACAAGGCGCAGCTTATTTAAAGGTATTTTTCGAAGATCCCGGGGGGAATCTATCGTATCGATGAGCCGCTTCGGTTGCTCGGGAGACGGTGTCTTACGTTTCTGTTTTGTGGTTTTTCTGGACCGCTGTTGATTTTCTTTCACTGTCGGCACAATCTGTTCCATTAAAGGTATATAAAAATAATGTTCTGCATCAGCAGGAAGACCTTTTGTATTCCAATCAAATGCGTTTTATACGACCCTGAAGCACTTTTCCGGAAGTACTCCGCTATCGGGTAGAGTCTATAAATATATATAGCATAACAATATACAATACTGATATATAACCGTGCTGATTCTTTAAAGATACCTCAATCGATGAATATGATCAAGATATGAAAGATATTTCAAAATTAAAATACGAAAAATGGAGCATTGTATTTTATACATTTAACCTCCAACAGAAAATAGTCGTTGATGCTCAAAGAATTTGCCTACTCTCTGGAAGGAAAAGATCCGCATTCCCGGGCCCGGGCCGGGTTGTTTCAGACGGCTCATGGAACAATCGAAACCCCGATATTCATGCCGGTGGGTACACAAGCCACGGTTAAATCGCTCTCACCCCGGGAACTGCAGGAATGTGGCAGCTCAATTATTCTGGCAAATACCTATCATCTCCATCTCCGCCCCGGTGATATGCTTATACGTGATGCCGGCGGACTGCATGCTTTCGAAAACTGGGATCGAGCGATCCTGACCGACAGCGGTGGTTTCCAGGTTTTCAGCCTGAAAGATATTTCAAAAATTACCGAGGATGGCGTCTGGTTTCAATCTCATCTTGATGGTTCTCGTCACTTTTTCTCTCCCGAGAGTGTAATGGAGATCGAGCATAATCTGGGCGCGGATATTATCATGGCCTTTGATGAATGTCCATCCGCCGATGCCGATGACAGCGAAAAGGTAAAAGCTGTGGAACGAACAATTCGCTGGGCCGCTCGCTGTATCGAGGCCCATGTAAAAACACCCTTCCATTTTGGCTACAACCAGGCGCTGTTCGGGATCACGCAGGGAGGGACCAATAAAGAACTCCGGAAAAAGTGTACTACCGAGCTGGTTGCCATGGATTTTCCCGGTTATGCTGTCGGGGGACTGGCGGTTGGTGAGAAAATCGAAACCATGTATGAGATTGCAGAATATAACGCTTCACTGCTGCCAACGGAAAAACCACGGTATCTCATGGGCGTTGGTATGCCCCGTGATATTCTTGAATGTATCGAGCGGGGAATCGATATGTTCGACTGTGTTCTTCCCACACGCAATGGAAGAAACGGCTCGGTATTTACCTGGAATGGTAAACTCAACCTTCGGAATGCCGGCCATGCCCGTGATTTCGATACCCCCATCGATCCTGAATGTTCCTGTTATGCATGTACAAATTTCAGCCGTTCTTATCTTCGTCACTGTATCCTTGCTGGAGAAATTTTAGGCATACGTTTGACAACGCTTCATAATATTTATTTCTTTCTATATTTGGTGCGAAAAGCACGAGAACATATTTTAAACGGTACCTTTACGCAATGGAAGGGTGACGTTTTGCAGAGAATGAATGCCGGAATGAAGAACGCATGAAGTTGAGGTGAGAGGAAAAAAATGCACAAAGAATTAAAAAGTGTCGCAAAAAATGCGCTCGCTGAATGTCTGAACCTGGGGCGGAAAGAGCAGCTTCTGGTTATATGCGATCCGCCCTGTTTTGGGATCGGTTCGGCTTTCTGGGAGGCCGGAAGAGAGCGGTGCAGGGAAGCGGTTATGGTGCAGATCAGTCCACGCAAAGAAAGTGGTAATGAGCCGCCCGCAGCAGTCGGGGAACTGTTTTGTCAGTTCGATGTCGCAGTGATGCCGACGTCCAAATCCCTGTCGCATACCAAAGCCCGTCGAAAAGCTTCTGATCAGGGAGTCCGCATCGCAACGCTTCCCGGAATTACCCCCGATATGTTCATACGGACAATGAACACCAACTGGGAAAAACTGGGTGTTCAGACCCGTAAAGTAGCTGCCCAGTTGTCGTCATCCAGAAAAATAAGGATCCAGAGCGACGCAGGGACCGATTTGACATTTGAAACAGGCGGACGGCATGCCAAAGTTGATGACGGCCGTCTGAATTTCAAAGGAGCCTTCGGAAACCTTCCGGCTGGAGAGGCATATATGGCGCCTGCTGAAGGTACTGCTGAAGGGGTGATTGTTTTTGACGGTTCCTTTCCCCTTGTAGGCATTCTGGATACACCGCTTATTTTGAAGGTGCGGGAAGGCAAGGTGACTGAAGTCAAAGGACACAGCTGTGCAAAACAGTTGGAAGAACTCTTTCTGAAATACCGGAAAGCATCGCGAACAATTGCCGAATTCGGCGTCGGAACCCTCGATACTGCCCGGATAAGCGGTAATGTTCTGGAAGATGAAAAGGTCAAGGGAACAGTCCATATCGCTATCGGTGATAATGCATCGATGGGCGGGAATGTTTCGGTCCCGATTCACCTCGATGGTATCATAAAGAATCCCTCGGTATGGCTCGATTACGCCCAATGGATGGATAAAGGCCAATTGGTGTAAAGAGTTGGAGGGAATGACGGAGATAATTGATAAGAATAATGGATGAAGTTATGGGGGCATTACTCCACTACTTCAGCAACCAGTGACCAGTGACCAGTGACTGAGAAAAAACGATCAGACAGGGAAGAAATATTACGCCACCTTGACAAGTACGGGGTTGTCGATAAGGATTCGTTGAGATTTTCACGCAAAAATCGACGGAGGCCTGGACGAACAGGGCGCCGACAGCGGAATCGGGAAATACTGGACCTTCATGGGCTTACCGAAGAACAGGCTGCCGTGCATGTACGGGCGAGTATCGAGCGGTGCAAAGAAAACGGCATTGCGCAGGTGTTGATTATCCATGGGAAAGGATATCATTCTACACCCGGAGAAGGGCCGGTACTCAAAAAACTGGTCAGGACCATGCTCGATCATGAGCTGCGGTCGATTATCAGAGACTGGATTCCCGCTCTTCCCAGAGACGGCGGGGAAGGGGCGACCGTAGTGAGGCTGAGATGAAGATGGCATGAGAATAAAAGACCCTTCGATAAACTCAGGACAATACAACGAAAATGATTACGATTATAGAATGGGAAAGGCAGACTGCTTCCTTATTCATCGATCGTTCTCGTGATCTTTTTTCGCTCTTATAAATTCACTCCAACCAATCATTTCCCGTACTGTTAACAATTCGGGTGTTATCGCTGCCGTCAAGGTTGACCCGGTAAATCTGCCGTTCTCCGGATTCGTATTCACGGTAATAAATAATTCCCGTTTTCCCTTTGTAACGCATGAGCTGCGGATGCAGTTCACTGTAATCTTTGATGCCGTGCCCGGTGATCAGTTTCCGGCTCATGCCGGTTTCTGTGTCGATGACGGTCAGGTCGCAGAGGTTTACTCCCGCCGAGTAGATGATTTGCTTTGAATCTTCGGTCCAGCAGAAATCAGAAACGTTTGCCTGCCGAGTGAGAGGCGAGGTTTTTCCGGAAACGAGATCGTGCACAAAAAGGTCCATTCTATTCCGTTTACTCATCCGGTCCGAGAGGAACGCGAAGCTTGTTCCATGGGGACTGAATTTCGGCTTTGCATGGGTGGCTTTTGCATTGCTGATCCTGAGCGGTTTTTCTCCGGCCGAAGATGCCATATAAACCTGGGGGAGTCTGTCGCGGTCGGAAATGAATACCATCTGTGAACCATCCGGAGAAAGATCGATATCGCTTTCCCGGGAATTATCCCAGGTTATCAAAGGATGTTTCACCCCACCACTGGGTTTAACACGATAGAGTGCTGTCGATTTACCAGGGCCCTTACCTGCAGCAAAGTATATCCAGTCGCCCTGCGTGCCAAAGCAGATATCTGATACATGGAAATTACTGCAGATTTCGGTTACCTGTGTACCATTGAAACTCATGGAAATGAGCGAAGTCGCGCCGGTTTTTTCATCATTTTGCAGAAATGCAATTTTGCCGCATTCATAGGAGTAGACAGGGGAGAAGCAATGTGTAACTCTGGGCGAGAGAGGAAATTCCGCCAGCTTGTCGATTACTTTCAGAAAGATGCCTTTCTTGCCGTGGCGGTTTGAGACAAAAAGAAATGTTCCATCAATAGCGCCCTTTGCCAGTTCCTTGAGATCTATTCCCTTTTGCTCGAGTTCTATCGTAATTGCAGTTTTCCGCGCAAGTTCATCCATTACCGGATCAGGAATCACCCTATTGGTAAGGGGGATAAGTTTGTTATTATAAGACAGCATCTTTCCTTCATCGTCAAACCTGATTGCAAGGGTTCCTACATAGCGTGAAGAGTCACCGGCCGAAAGGATAAGCGTAGAGCCCGCGGTCATAGGCGTATGAAACTCCCGGTGTAAACCACTGCAAATAATGATATCAATTTCCGGAAGTGCTTGCGCATATTTCGACATATTCTTGAAATTGTCATCGGCAACAAGCACCCGGAGATTGCATTTTTTTGCCTCAGGATAAAGCAGTTCTCCCTGAAGTTCTCCAATTACAGGCGTCAATAGAGCTTTATCCTCATTGCGTGAGGGAAGGGAAGGGTTGACGACGCTGAGCACCATAATTTTGTATTTATGGACATCGATAATATCTTTTTTAATAAGCCCTTTACCGAAAACTTTTTTTGCATTGGTACAGATGAATTTTGTATTGGAAACATTTGCTTCCGAAAGATATCGCTCGAATCCGAAATCGAGTTCGCCCGCACCCAATGCAACAGCATCCCAGTTGGCGGTTTCGTAGTATTTGTCAAAGAGAGTGCCTTTTAACTTGTGAGAAACCCTGAGGATGTTATTCCCGGTATTGATTCCGATTGAAGCGGGATATGAATCGCGAAGCTGTCGTATGACCGTTACCCCACGGGCTATACCGCCGATATGTTCCTTTTCGGAGAGGAATGGAAGTGTCTGACCTTTGGCACCTCCCGCGTAAATGAGGGCGATTTCGCTGCCTTTTTCCTGGCGCAATTCAGCCTGTGCCCGGGCTATGATCGTATGGGCCTTCCACATATTGGGGTTCAGCCGTAGTGCTTCTTTGGCATACCTGGTGCAAAGGCGGTATCGCTCTTTGGAGAAATGGTTATGAGCGACTTCATAAAAATCTTCGGCGGTTTTAGGGACAATCTCTTCCAGTTGCATGGTTGCGGTGATCCCCCATACCCCACCAAGTATCTCGGATTGGTATTTCCAGCCAAAATCTGCGCCGAAATTTTTCACGGTAAACCCGGCGCCCAGACTGAGGCCTGCAATGGATTGTTCCTGACCCAGAGGAAATTCATATCCTCCCCGGATTTTCCCCCAGGTCATGATTCCCATTTCGGTGCTGAATCCGACCAACAGCGGTTCATCAGCATTTTTTTGTACTCCTCCGCCGATTTCGAGGGCAAACCGGTTTTTGAGTTTGATCCGGTGAGCCAGAGGCATGAAAAAGAGTGACACGCCGGTCTGCAGCGGAAGCGGTTCCGGTGTTGCGATATAGGTGAGTTCGGGACCGAAATTGCCGCCATAGAGCCGGGCTTTAACAAATGGCAGATCGAGGGCCAGGTCTGCATGTCCCGCAACCGACCGTCCAGCCTCATTATCGAGTCTGCTCTCGATATAGGAAAAAGTCATTCCCCCTGCAAGGGTCCGGTAGAGAATCTCCCTGGCATAGGATGCACCAAATGCACATTCAAAAAAACGGGGTGATGAAGGCAGTTCATCGATATCACGTGAA harbors:
- a CDS encoding aminopeptidase → MHKELKSVAKNALAECLNLGRKEQLLVICDPPCFGIGSAFWEAGRERCREAVMVQISPRKESGNEPPAAVGELFCQFDVAVMPTSKSLSHTKARRKASDQGVRIATLPGITPDMFIRTMNTNWEKLGVQTRKVAAQLSSSRKIRIQSDAGTDLTFETGGRHAKVDDGRLNFKGAFGNLPAGEAYMAPAEGTAEGVIVFDGSFPLVGILDTPLILKVREGKVTEVKGHSCAKQLEELFLKYRKASRTIAEFGVGTLDTARISGNVLEDEKVKGTVHIAIGDNASMGGNVSVPIHLDGIIKNPSVWLDYAQWMDKGQLV
- the dxs gene encoding 1-deoxy-D-xylulose-5-phosphate synthase; translated protein: MEQIVPTVKENQQRSRKTTKQKRKTPSPEQPKRLIDTIDSPRDLRKIPLNKLRLVAREIRELMLDNVSQHGGHLAPSLGAVELAIALHYVYDTPKDKLVWDVGHQAYAHKILTGRRENFNTLRQYKGISGFPRISESEYDTVSTGHASTSISTSLGIAMARDIKKEKFDVVAVIGDGSLSGGLAFEGLNNLGTHSTKMTIILNDNKMSISKNVGALSRYLTRVITDRRFHKIKGQVWQLLGNMSHVGKSIRNLVHDIDDTLKHFVIPGKLFEDMGIRYFGPVDGHNIAEMIEVFKFARDTSKEPAIIHVITKKGKGYRFAEDDATKYHGISAFSKTTGTVNGKGKKGPTYSQVFGKSLVEFGAKRKDIVAITAAMPDGTGLKFFRDTYPDRFFDVGIAESHAVTFSAGLALNGLKPVVALYSTFLQRAYDQIMHDVALDKLPIVFCIDRAGLVGDDGPTHHGMFDLSFLRTVPRALIMTPKDERELKNMLLTALEYNDGPSFLRYPRGSGLGVPLDKNPAPLPIGRPEIEREGKKCAIIATGVTCAAAQEAITLLEKESISPALVSARFVKPLDKAFYTKLFDSYSHIITLENNILSGGFGSGILELATQSGKKGLPKFLCLGYPDEFVEHGDLKILLKNLKLDAEGIAKQIRAFVKG
- the tgt gene encoding tRNA guanosine(34) transglycosylase Tgt yields the protein MLKEFAYSLEGKDPHSRARAGLFQTAHGTIETPIFMPVGTQATVKSLSPRELQECGSSIILANTYHLHLRPGDMLIRDAGGLHAFENWDRAILTDSGGFQVFSLKDISKITEDGVWFQSHLDGSRHFFSPESVMEIEHNLGADIIMAFDECPSADADDSEKVKAVERTIRWAARCIEAHVKTPFHFGYNQALFGITQGGTNKELRKKCTTELVAMDFPGYAVGGLAVGEKIETMYEIAEYNASLLPTEKPRYLMGVGMPRDILECIERGIDMFDCVLPTRNGRNGSVFTWNGKLNLRNAGHARDFDTPIDPECSCYACTNFSRSYLRHCILAGEILGIRLTTLHNIYFFLYLVRKAREHILNGTFTQWKGDVLQRMNAGMKNA